The following are encoded together in the Aciduricibacillus chroicocephali genome:
- a CDS encoding DUF84 family protein — protein sequence MNILIGSKNPAKVEAVKAIFEEAHVSGISVPSDVSAQPFTDEETKQGAVNRARRCAENGTQIGIGLEGGVMLIGDTMYLCNWGALALPDGRIFTASGARIPLPEEIKTALEQGEELGDVMERFAHKKDVRSNEGAIGIFTKNRVSRKAMFEHVLILLRGQLEFSQEK from the coding sequence ATGAATATATTAATTGGTTCAAAAAATCCAGCCAAGGTTGAAGCAGTGAAGGCTATATTTGAGGAAGCACATGTTAGCGGGATATCAGTACCCTCTGATGTTTCGGCTCAGCCTTTTACAGATGAGGAAACGAAACAGGGAGCTGTCAACAGAGCGAGACGTTGCGCTGAAAATGGTACGCAGATTGGCATTGGCCTAGAAGGTGGTGTCATGCTGATCGGAGATACAATGTATCTTTGCAATTGGGGTGCGCTTGCATTGCCTGATGGACGCATATTTACAGCGAGCGGTGCCCGCATTCCTTTGCCTGAGGAAATTAAGACGGCTCTTGAACAAGGCGAAGAACTGGGCGATGTGATGGAGCGCTTTGCACATAAGAAGGACGTTCGCAGCAATGAAGGGGCAATCGGCATTTTTACAAAAAATAGGGTTTCCCGTAAAGCTATGTTCGAGCATGTCTTAATACTTCTACGCGGCCAGCTTGAATTCTCACAAGAGAAATAA
- a CDS encoding M42 family metallopeptidase, with protein MNNETLEMFRALTELPGAPGDEGLVRNYMEQELSKYADEMIRDNLGGIFGVKKGNGPKVLVAGHMDEVGFMVTQITDTGMIRFQPLGGWWNQVLLAQRVQILTEKGPVIGVIGSIPPHLLTDAQRQKPMEIKNMLIDIGADDREDALSIGIKPGQSILPVCEFTPMANEKKILAKAWDNRYGCGLAIELMKEVADEKLPNELYCGATVQEEVGLRGAKAAANMIKPDIFYGLDASPANDMTGSEKEFGHLGKGALLRIFDRTMITHRGIREFILDTAETHNIPYQYFISQGGTDAGSVHLSNNGVPSAVIGICSRYIHTSGSIIHVDDYAAAKELLTQLVRTTDNNVIEQLRKA; from the coding sequence ATGAACAATGAAACGTTAGAGATGTTCAGGGCATTGACAGAGCTTCCGGGAGCACCGGGAGATGAAGGTCTTGTTCGCAATTATATGGAACAAGAGCTTTCTAAATATGCTGATGAAATGATCCGTGATAATTTGGGCGGTATTTTCGGTGTGAAAAAAGGTAACGGACCAAAGGTGCTCGTAGCAGGGCATATGGATGAAGTCGGTTTCATGGTCACACAAATTACCGATACAGGGATGATTCGCTTCCAGCCTCTTGGTGGATGGTGGAATCAAGTTCTTCTTGCACAACGTGTGCAGATTCTAACAGAGAAAGGCCCTGTAATCGGTGTAATCGGTTCAATACCGCCTCATTTACTTACTGATGCTCAGCGACAGAAGCCGATGGAGATTAAAAATATGCTCATTGATATCGGAGCGGATGACAGGGAAGATGCCCTTAGTATCGGAATCAAGCCGGGACAGTCGATTTTGCCTGTTTGCGAATTCACTCCGATGGCCAATGAGAAGAAAATTCTTGCTAAGGCTTGGGATAATCGCTACGGCTGCGGACTTGCAATCGAACTAATGAAGGAAGTCGCCGATGAAAAATTGCCGAATGAATTGTATTGTGGCGCCACAGTACAAGAAGAAGTTGGTTTGCGCGGTGCTAAGGCTGCAGCAAATATGATCAAGCCAGATATTTTCTATGGTCTTGATGCAAGTCCTGCAAACGATATGACAGGCAGTGAAAAAGAATTTGGCCATCTTGGGAAAGGTGCCTTGCTCAGAATATTTGACAGGACGATGATTACACATAGAGGAATTCGTGAATTCATTCTTGATACTGCAGAGACTCATAATATTCCATATCAGTATTTCATTTCTCAGGGCGGGACGGATGCAGGAAGTGTCCACCTTTCGAACAATGGGGTACCTTCAGCTGTGATTGGAATTTGTTCACGCTATATCCATACGTCAGGTTCCATCATTCATGTAGATGATTACGCAGCTGCTAAAGAATTACTCACTCAACTTGTTCGTACGACTGACAATAATGTGATTGAGCAACTGCGAAAGGCGTAA
- a CDS encoding YtoQ family protein, giving the protein MELTVYLAGEIHTDWRDEIKNKAKEKNLPLSFVSPQLNHDRSDSVGEDILGEQPGKYYRDEAASSINNLRTQIMMQKADVVIALFGEEYKQWNTAMDASAAVAMNKPLILIRPEKFIHPLKELSNRANVTVSTVDQALEVLAYIYE; this is encoded by the coding sequence ATGGAATTGACAGTATACCTTGCTGGTGAAATCCATACTGACTGGAGAGACGAAATCAAGAATAAGGCAAAGGAAAAGAACTTGCCGCTATCTTTCGTATCACCGCAATTGAACCATGACCGTTCTGATAGCGTTGGAGAAGATATCCTCGGTGAACAGCCTGGTAAGTATTACCGAGATGAAGCTGCATCAAGCATTAATAACTTGCGTACACAGATTATGATGCAAAAAGCAGATGTTGTTATCGCGCTATTCGGAGAAGAATACAAGCAGTGGAATACAGCGATGGATGCAAGTGCTGCTGTAGCTATGAACAAGCCGCTTATTCTCATTCGTCCTGAAAAGTTCATCCATCCATTAAAAGAGCTTTCCAACCGCGCCAATGTAACAGTTTCAACTGTTGATCAGGCACTGGAAGTACTAGCTTACATTTATGAGTAA
- a CDS encoding NERD domain-containing protein: protein MAQLIKLEDYISRYEWDPYKYPSRFIRLKREQWDQLHAQRERDIESATVMQEETISQAEQEESFFKKWFRRKKDNLEAENPEPETERIFGRNLARLSETELKHFFLDHLFPIQLKWATSTVTEVSFVKRSYERDRRLKYFLQRFPDTFLIMYYPIFNIRKAPIECEIIMITPLGIEIIASIEKKPGVRIIAGDERKWTLEDGERSEMILNPAISLKRTEHVVRSILSAEGVEFPIRKTILAEKNQIIYTTEPYQIDIIDELRYPEWFEEKRKLNTPLKSLQLKSVAALLGQTRTNAVKRPEWEEDKPYMNAPDDRDITVKAEQS, encoded by the coding sequence ATGGCGCAGTTGATTAAGCTCGAAGATTATATATCCCGCTACGAATGGGACCCTTATAAATATCCATCCCGCTTCATAAGGCTGAAAAGAGAGCAATGGGATCAGCTTCATGCTCAACGTGAGCGGGACATTGAGAGTGCAACTGTTATGCAGGAGGAAACCATATCACAGGCAGAACAGGAAGAAAGCTTTTTCAAAAAGTGGTTTCGTCGCAAGAAAGACAACTTGGAAGCCGAAAATCCAGAACCGGAAACGGAGAGGATTTTTGGGAGGAATCTGGCCAGATTGTCGGAAACTGAACTAAAACATTTCTTCTTGGATCACCTGTTTCCGATTCAGTTGAAATGGGCTACTTCAACAGTAACGGAAGTTTCTTTCGTGAAGCGATCCTATGAAAGAGACCGAAGACTTAAGTATTTCCTTCAACGTTTCCCGGATACTTTTCTCATCATGTATTACCCCATTTTCAATATTCGCAAGGCTCCGATTGAATGTGAGATCATTATGATTACTCCGCTCGGTATAGAAATCATCGCTTCCATCGAAAAAAAGCCCGGTGTACGGATTATTGCGGGCGATGAACGGAAGTGGACACTCGAGGATGGAGAAAGGTCCGAGATGATTCTCAACCCAGCAATCTCACTAAAACGGACTGAACATGTTGTGAGAAGTATTCTAAGTGCTGAGGGAGTCGAGTTTCCAATTCGCAAAACGATATTGGCTGAAAAAAATCAGATCATCTACACGACAGAGCCATATCAGATCGATATCATCGATGAATTGCGGTACCCAGAATGGTTTGAGGAAAAGCGGAAACTGAACACACCTTTGAAAAGCTTGCAACTGAAGTCTGTAGCCGCATTGTTGGGGCAGACTCGAACGAATGCGGTTAAGCGTCCGGAATGGGAAGAGGATAAACCTTATATGAATGCTCCTGATGATAGGGACATTACGGTGAAAGCAGAGCAGTCTTGA
- a CDS encoding thioredoxin family protein, whose product MQKLETKEQYNELIAKEDVVFLFSADWCPDCRIIEPELPAIEVDYPEYTFVYVDRDDFIEICQENDIFGIPSFIAYRGGKEAGRFVSKQRKTKEEIEEFLDGLEG is encoded by the coding sequence ATGCAAAAACTTGAAACGAAAGAACAATATAACGAACTAATTGCAAAAGAAGACGTCGTATTCCTATTTTCTGCAGATTGGTGCCCGGATTGCCGTATCATCGAACCAGAACTGCCGGCAATTGAAGTAGACTACCCGGAATACACATTTGTATATGTTGACCGCGATGACTTCATTGAAATCTGCCAAGAGAATGATATCTTCGGTATTCCAAGCTTTATCGCTTATCGTGGAGGCAAGGAAGCAGGACGCTTTGTTTCGAAACAAAGAAAGACAAAAGAAGAAATTGAAGAATTTCTTGACGGACTGGAAGGCTAA
- the trmB gene encoding tRNA (guanosine(46)-N7)-methyltransferase TrmB: MRQRNKPWADDFIAEHADLIIPAPEKHRGKWKEIFGNDHPIHLEIGTGKGQFIAGMAEQHPDINFIGMELAKSVIVTAAEKVLAKEVPNVILLNNNAKDLRDFFAENEISGIYLNFSDPWPKSRHEKRRLTYRTFLEQYEDILIEGGTLVQKTDNRGLFEYSLVSYNQYGMLLEDVSLDLHVNEDPMNVKTEYEKKFSAKGQPIYRCQVSFQS, from the coding sequence ATGAGACAACGTAATAAACCTTGGGCGGATGATTTCATCGCAGAGCATGCTGATTTGATTATTCCTGCCCCAGAAAAACATCGTGGAAAATGGAAGGAAATATTCGGTAATGATCATCCTATCCATCTTGAGATTGGGACTGGAAAAGGTCAGTTCATCGCCGGTATGGCAGAACAGCACCCGGATATTAACTTTATTGGAATGGAGCTCGCAAAGAGCGTCATTGTAACTGCGGCAGAAAAAGTGCTTGCAAAAGAAGTTCCAAATGTCATCTTGCTTAACAACAATGCAAAGGACTTGCGTGATTTCTTTGCTGAAAATGAAATCTCCGGTATCTATCTGAATTTCTCAGATCCTTGGCCGAAGTCTAGACATGAGAAACGCCGTTTGACTTACCGTACTTTCCTTGAACAATACGAGGATATATTGATAGAAGGCGGTACACTTGTCCAGAAGACAGACAACCGCGGACTGTTCGAGTATTCCCTTGTCAGCTACAACCAATATGGAATGCTGTTAGAAGATGTTTCACTTGATCTGCATGTGAATGAGGATCCGATGAATGTGAAAACAGAGTACGAGAAGAAATTCTCTGCCAAAGGACAGCCAATCTATCGTTGCCAAGTATCTTTCCAATCATAA
- a CDS encoding phosphotransferase family protein, giving the protein MKRILGTGWEIQSAGGLTGDAYIAEKDGKRLFLKRNTSPFLAVLSAEGIVPKLVWTKRMENGDVITAQEWLEGRELTAGEMAGKPVAELLRRIHGSQELLHMLMRLGKKPLNPMEAQKVLEEELFEQFGKEWPIGVKEALTFFESFLPAVCDQQMAVCHGDLNHHNLILTVTDQVYLIDWDNAMIADPAADIGIMLRTYVPPAQWPSWLEAYGIADEKLLIPRMFWYLLLDALRYVIWHSKRNDEFELEKRLRDLRLLNSQIVQLTSNGLKNKMQ; this is encoded by the coding sequence CTGAAGCGTATACTCGGAACCGGATGGGAAATTCAGTCTGCGGGCGGTTTGACCGGAGACGCTTATATCGCTGAAAAAGACGGCAAGCGTTTATTCCTGAAACGAAATACGTCTCCTTTTTTAGCGGTACTTTCTGCGGAGGGCATCGTGCCCAAGCTCGTCTGGACAAAAAGGATGGAAAATGGAGATGTGATTACAGCTCAGGAATGGCTTGAGGGAAGAGAACTGACTGCTGGGGAAATGGCAGGCAAGCCTGTAGCTGAATTGCTGAGAAGAATTCATGGATCGCAGGAATTGCTGCACATGCTCATGCGGCTTGGCAAGAAACCGCTAAATCCGATGGAAGCCCAAAAGGTGCTAGAAGAGGAGCTCTTTGAACAATTTGGAAAAGAGTGGCCCATTGGGGTAAAAGAGGCACTCACGTTCTTCGAATCATTTTTGCCAGCGGTCTGTGATCAACAGATGGCTGTTTGCCACGGAGACTTGAATCATCACAATCTTATTTTGACAGTGACTGACCAAGTTTATCTTATTGATTGGGACAACGCGATGATTGCTGATCCAGCTGCCGATATCGGCATCATGCTGCGTACATACGTCCCACCTGCTCAATGGCCTTCGTGGTTGGAAGCATACGGTATTGCGGACGAAAAATTACTAATACCGCGCATGTTCTGGTATTTGCTTCTAGATGCACTGCGTTATGTCATTTGGCACAGTAAGCGAAATGATGAGTTTGAACTTGAGAAACGTCTTCGTGACCTTAGACTGCTGAACAGCCAAATTGTCCAATTGACTTCCAATGGACTGAAAAATAAAATGCAATAA
- a CDS encoding PepSY domain-containing protein, protein MKKTNMIIAAGVGFAAGYLAKQQVDTMQKMTPEKALKQAKEAFKKEGPINGSWIYMKPEQFEKNGLLYEAYRGGVTRNIDGKNIQYEFHLDADTGAIIESREA, encoded by the coding sequence ATGAAGAAGACGAATATGATCATCGCCGCAGGTGTCGGTTTCGCAGCTGGTTATCTGGCAAAGCAGCAAGTAGATACAATGCAAAAAATGACACCGGAGAAGGCATTGAAACAAGCTAAGGAAGCATTCAAAAAAGAAGGCCCCATCAATGGCTCGTGGATTTATATGAAACCCGAACAGTTTGAGAAGAACGGCCTGCTTTATGAAGCATATCGTGGCGGTGTGACGCGGAATATTGATGGAAAAAACATTCAATATGAATTCCATCTCGATGCGGATACTGGCGCCATTATCGAATCCCGCGAAGCGTAA